A window from Moritella yayanosii encodes these proteins:
- the tuf gene encoding elongation factor Tu: protein MSKEKFVRNKTHVNVGTIGHVDHGKTTLTAAITSVLAKVYGGEAQDFASIDNAPEERERGITINTSHVEYDTEKRHYAHVDCPGHADYIKNMITGAAQMDGAILVVAATDGPMPQTREHILLSRQVGVPYIIVFMNKCDMVDDEELLELVEMEVRELLSEYDFPGDDLPVIQGSALKALEGEAEYEAKILELAEALDSYIPDPERAIDKPFIMPIEDVFSISGRGTVVTGRVEQGIVNIGDSVEIIGIRDTQTTTCTGVEMFRKLLDEGRAGENIGALLRGTKREDVERGQVLAKPGSITPHTKFESEVYVLSKEEGGRHTPFFKGYRPQFYFRTTDITGSVELPEGVEMVMPGDNLKFVVELINPIAMEEGLRFAIREGGRTVGAGVVSKVIA, encoded by the coding sequence GTGTCTAAAGAAAAATTTGTACGTAATAAAACCCACGTAAACGTAGGTACAATTGGTCACGTTGATCATGGTAAAACAACTCTAACAGCTGCAATCACAAGTGTACTTGCAAAAGTATACGGTGGTGAAGCTCAAGATTTCGCATCAATCGACAATGCTCCTGAAGAAAGAGAACGTGGTATCACGATCAATACTTCACACGTAGAGTATGATACAGAAAAACGTCATTATGCACACGTGGATTGCCCAGGCCATGCGGATTATATTAAAAATATGATCACGGGCGCTGCTCAAATGGACGGCGCTATCTTAGTTGTTGCTGCAACTGATGGTCCTATGCCACAAACACGTGAGCACATCCTACTTTCTCGTCAGGTTGGCGTTCCTTACATCATCGTATTCATGAACAAATGTGATATGGTTGATGATGAAGAACTACTTGAACTAGTAGAAATGGAAGTTCGTGAACTTCTTTCTGAATATGACTTCCCTGGTGATGACCTACCAGTTATCCAAGGTTCAGCTCTTAAAGCGCTTGAAGGCGAAGCTGAATATGAAGCTAAGATTCTTGAACTAGCTGAAGCGCTAGATTCATACATCCCTGATCCAGAACGTGCTATCGATAAGCCTTTCATTATGCCTATCGAAGACGTTTTCTCAATATCTGGTCGTGGTACTGTTGTAACTGGTCGTGTTGAGCAAGGTATCGTTAACATTGGTGATTCAGTAGAAATTATTGGTATCCGTGATACTCAAACGACTACTTGTACTGGTGTTGAAATGTTCCGTAAACTACTTGACGAAGGTCGTGCTGGTGAGAACATTGGTGCACTTCTACGTGGTACTAAACGTGAAGACGTTGAACGTGGTCAAGTACTAGCTAAGCCTGGTTCAATCACTCCACATACTAAGTTTGAATCTGAAGTATACGTACTTTCTAAAGAAGAGGGTGGTCGTCACACTCCTTTCTTTAAAGGTTACCGTCCACAGTTCTACTTCCGTACAACTGACATCACTGGTTCTGTAGAGCTTCCAGAAGGTGTTGAAATGGTTATGCCTGGTGACAACCTTAAGTTTGTTGTTGAGCTAATCAACCCAATCGCAATGGAAGAAGGTCTACGCTTCGCTATCCGTGAAGGTGGCCGTACTGTTGGTGCTGGTGTTGTTTCTAAAGTAATCGCTTAA
- the fusA gene encoding elongation factor G has translation MARTTPIELYRNIGICAHVDAGKTTTTERILFYTGLSHKMGEVHDGAATMDWMEQEQERGITITSAATTAMWNGMDAQFKQHRINIIDTPGHVDFTIEVERSLRVLDGAIVVFCGASGVEPQSETVWRQADKYQVPRIVFVNKMDRTGADFEAVIDQIRNRLGATCVPIQLNIGAEEEFEGVIDLIKMKSISWNEADQGMSFSYGDIPADLLERAEELHEELVEAAAEANDELMDKYLEEGELSEGEIKAGLRQRTLNNEIVVATCGSAFKNKGVQAVLDAVVEFLPSPTEVKDIIGIDDNGNEITCLSSDDAPFAALAFKIATDPFVGTLTFLRVYSGVVNAGDGVYNSVKQKRERLGRIVQMHANDRQELKEIRAGDIAAAIGLKDVTTGDTLCDINHKVILERMDFPEPVIQIAVEPKTVADQDKMAIALSKLAAEDPSFHVETDKESAQTLISGMGELHLDIIVERMRREFNVECNVGKPQVAYRESIRDSVEAEGKFIRELGGRGQYGHVLLRLEPLEAGAGFEFVNEIVDGEVPSEFIPAVEKGCKEQMDQGVLAGYPIMDVRVTLYGGSFHDVDSNEMAFKVAGSFGCRQGALDANPALLEPMMKVEITTPEGWMGDVVGDVSRRRGMIEGMDDGHSGLKIIHAKVPLSEMFGYATALRSATQGRASYSMEFLEYNEAPKHIADKIIEAK, from the coding sequence GCGCAGCCACTATGGATTGGATGGAACAGGAGCAGGAGCGTGGTATTACCATTACTTCTGCTGCGACAACAGCAATGTGGAACGGTATGGATGCGCAATTTAAGCAGCACCGTATCAACATCATTGATACGCCAGGACACGTTGACTTCACGATTGAAGTAGAACGTTCTTTGCGAGTCCTTGATGGCGCAATTGTTGTGTTTTGTGGAGCATCAGGTGTTGAACCACAATCTGAAACGGTTTGGCGTCAAGCTGATAAATATCAAGTACCACGTATTGTATTCGTTAATAAGATGGATCGTACCGGTGCTGATTTTGAAGCTGTCATTGACCAAATTCGTAATCGTCTGGGCGCGACTTGTGTTCCTATCCAGTTAAACATTGGTGCGGAAGAAGAGTTTGAAGGCGTAATTGATTTAATTAAAATGAAATCAATTAGCTGGAATGAAGCAGATCAAGGTATGTCATTTAGTTATGGCGATATTCCTGCTGATCTGCTTGAGCGTGCAGAAGAATTACATGAAGAATTGGTTGAGGCTGCCGCCGAAGCTAACGATGAGCTGATGGATAAATACCTTGAAGAAGGTGAATTATCTGAAGGAGAAATTAAAGCTGGTTTACGTCAACGTACGCTGAACAACGAGATCGTAGTGGCGACTTGTGGTTCTGCCTTTAAAAATAAAGGCGTACAAGCGGTACTTGACGCAGTGGTTGAATTTCTTCCTAGCCCAACGGAAGTGAAAGATATCATTGGTATTGATGATAATGGTAACGAAATTACTTGTTTATCAAGTGATGACGCACCCTTTGCTGCACTAGCCTTTAAGATCGCGACCGATCCATTTGTAGGTACGCTTACGTTCCTACGGGTGTATTCGGGAGTGGTCAATGCGGGCGATGGCGTTTATAATTCTGTGAAGCAGAAGCGTGAACGTTTAGGTCGTATTGTGCAAATGCATGCTAATGATCGTCAAGAATTGAAAGAAATACGTGCCGGCGATATCGCTGCGGCAATTGGTCTTAAGGATGTCACTACGGGTGATACGCTTTGTGATATTAATCATAAAGTAATTCTTGAGCGTATGGATTTTCCGGAACCGGTTATCCAAATTGCTGTAGAGCCTAAAACAGTAGCCGACCAAGATAAGATGGCTATCGCGCTAAGTAAATTAGCGGCAGAAGATCCATCATTCCATGTTGAAACTGACAAAGAGTCAGCGCAAACACTGATATCTGGTATGGGTGAACTTCACCTGGACATTATTGTTGAGCGTATGCGTCGTGAGTTTAACGTTGAATGCAACGTTGGTAAGCCTCAGGTTGCATATCGCGAATCAATTCGTGATTCAGTTGAAGCAGAAGGTAAATTCATTCGCGAGTTAGGTGGTCGTGGTCAATATGGTCATGTTTTACTGAGACTGGAACCGCTTGAAGCGGGCGCTGGTTTTGAATTTGTGAATGAAATCGTTGATGGTGAGGTTCCTAGCGAATTCATCCCAGCGGTAGAAAAAGGTTGTAAAGAACAGATGGATCAGGGCGTGTTAGCTGGATATCCTATCATGGATGTTCGTGTTACACTCTACGGTGGTTCATTTCACGATGTTGATTCCAATGAAATGGCATTCAAGGTCGCGGGTTCTTTTGGTTGCAGACAGGGCGCATTGGATGCAAATCCAGCCTTGCTTGAGCCAATGATGAAAGTCGAAATTACCACTCCTGAGGGGTGGATGGGTGATGTTGTTGGTGACGTAAGCCGTCGTCGCGGCATGATCGAAGGTATGGATGATGGCCACTCAGGTCTTAAAATCATTCATGCTAAGGTTCCGTTGTCTGAAATGTTCGGTTATGCAACTGCACTACGTTCAGCTACACAGGGCCGCGCTTCGTATTCAATGGAATTCCTTGAATACAATGAAGCACCTAAACACATCGCTGACAAAATTATTGAAGCGAAATAA